The Nicotiana tomentosiformis chromosome 9, ASM39032v3, whole genome shotgun sequence genome contains the following window.
tttttttgtgAAGAACCGGCAATCtcatgacttttttttttttagcaaCCATGGAAGCTGTTGAGGAGATTCCAAACTTCCGTGGTTGGGTAGAAACATTGTTAACTGATGCTCCTATGGAAGAAAGGTCCTGGAAGTACCTTTCTAATAGGTTTGGTTGGAAAGTGAAGACTCATGGTATCTTTCTCTTCTACTTTCTACCTTACTTCCATACTTAAAAATTTACTAACTCCTCTCTTTACTAGGATTTCCCATTCGAGGTATGAGTGCTGCATCTACTGCTGCTTCGAGACTCTCTCTATCGATGGCTCAAGAGATGATCTTGAGTTTCTCATAAAAAAGAAAAGCTGATAGAGCACACAGTTCCGGGGGTGAAGAGGAACGGGATAAAGGCTCGTTAGTTCATAAGCCTCGAGCTAGGAGACGTATCATTTTGGATGGCGAAGCTACTCCTCCTCCCAGTTCTGTTCCCATGCACGAGCCCGAAGGTGCTACCTTAGTGAGCTCTGATGAAGAGATGCTTGCCGCACCCCGTGACTCTACAGAACATCTCTTTTCTCGTGGGTTTGATAATGAAGACTTCGACTTTGTTTCTGAGGAAACGTCTCTTGCCTCTTTTTCTGTATATATTCCATTTGATCCTCAGTTCCCGGCACCTGTTGCTGCTACCATTGCTTCTCCCGTGGCTATTTTGACTCCCTCAACTGCCCATATTGTTACAACTTCTCATGTTGAAGTTGGTTCTTCCGGTAACAGTAGGGTAATGAAAAGAGTTACCATCGAGGTTCCTGATGATGGTAATTTTCTGAAGAAATCTGGCCAAGTTGATGTATGGCTGAAATCATTGATTGGCCCAGTTGAGAAGTCCAAATTGGAAAGAGACAGTTCTTTAAAGTGGATGAATGATATTGTACATTCATTTTTAAAGGTATAAGCCTTAGCTTTTTATTTTGCATGTGATTTCCTTTTCATCTATATTTGATAATCACATTTTCCTTTTCATTGTGTAGATCAACCTAATTGGAATGGAGATGATGAAGAGGATCGTCCATACTGAGCAGTTAATGAATGACTATCGCACAGAAGCGGACAACTGGAAGGAACAGTTTGAAGGTCTTCAACTTGAGAAAGAAGTCTTAGAGGAAGAAAAGTGTACCTTGGAGCAGCAGGTGAAAGTAATGGCAGCAGAGTTGGCAGTTGAGAAAGCCTCATCCAGTCAAGCGGGCAAAGATAAAGACCTTCTCGAGTCTTCATTTGCTGAGCAGCTTTCTAAAGCCACTGAAGAAATTAGGGGTTTGAAGGAACTGCTGAACCAAAAAGAAGTTTACGCCAGGGAGCTTGTCAAATGCTCACCCAAACTCAAGAAGATCTCCGTGCGTCTTCTAACCAAGTTCAGTTCTTAGAGAGGTCTCTTGCCCCCTTACAGGCTTCTTATGATGCTACTTTGAATGAGAAGGAGGAGCTAAGAACTGAGATTGAGCAGTGGGAGAGGAATTATGAATCCCTTGAAGACAAGGCTATTGTTGACGTTAGTTGGGTTTTCTTGAACATGCGCCTCGAAACTTTAATGGAGGCAAGCCGGGAAAGCTTTGACTTAGCTGCTGAAATTGCAAAAACTAAATAAACTATTGAGAAAACCCAGCAGAGTCAAAGCTTTTCTTCACATGAGGTCGACATTCCCGAGGGTGATGAACTTACTCCTGGTGAAGCTATTGTTCAACCCTCCTCTGCTCAAGTCATTCCCTCTGCTGCTAATGATGCCAACTTGAATCCTTCTGATAATACTGGTTCAGATCCTTCCCCACAGTGAAAGTTTGATTGAAAAGTTTGAAGTGTTGTTTTTTTTTTATTGGTAGAAGTTTACCCCTGGTCCGTTTTGGGGTTTGGTAATGATTTGAAAATTTTTACCCCTGGTCTGTTTTTTGGTTTTGTATAAAACAATTCGGTTGGAACTAAGTTTATACTTAGTTTTAaccaagttattataatattactTTTTGAGTTTTTGTTCAACTCTTATAATATCTTATTTTGAGTTTCTATACTACTCTCTTATTATGCAtttaaaaatgcttcaatactccGTGACTTTTTGAACATGcacgaattataaaagagggcccttttataaaCGACACTTAATGAAGAAGATGTCTCAACTTCATATTGGTGTAAACATACGAAAGAAGGAATAGGAACACACATGTTTCTTTGaataatttgaggaagttttgtATTGTTTGAACTTCCAAACTGTATAATACTTTACACGTATTCAAGTATCATCTACAACTCTTTCGTAACTGTTTTCCTTATAACATATTTTACAAAATTCAAGGGTATATCTTGCAACCCATGATTAAATATTGCCTTTAACCTACATATTCGTAAGATTTTGTAATTTACATCAACGAGTGTATTCCTCATCATAGGTTTTTTGAATCAGGCTTGTGTTTATCAGGCCCTTTAACCTACATATTCGTAAGATTTTATAATTTACATCCACGAGTATATTCCTCATCATAGGATTTTTGAATCAGGCTTATGTTTATCAGGCTTGTGTTTTTGCTCTTTACTTTTAATTTGTTGGGTAGATTGCCTCAGGCTTGACTCGAATTCTGACTTTTCCAGTATTCTTTACCTTTCATATATATAGTCCCCCAAGTGTTAGaactttgaagtatgaaatctcgagcACTTGATTATTCCTTCCATGTGGTCCATTTCCTGAAAAGGAAAAACATACGAGACTCAGAGGTATATATAATTTAGATGACGACTGCTTAACCCTTTATATTTCCATCAGAAAGGCTGCAACCCTAGACCGGAAATAATGTTGCTTCCGCGTGTCTTTCAAGTCTAATATCGTCATTTGGTGTGGGCTAGCTTTTTGTctatcatctaaaattgttagtataattttaactgtacaaaataaaaatcgtAATTGAATAATACCTGACCGTGGGTATTTCTTTTACTCAGAAATAGTATTTCTTTAAATGAACAACATTCCAACTCGAGGGTAAAACCTTTCTATCAATGGTTTCTAACTCGTATGCACCCTTTCTAGCGATACCTCAAACTTTATAGGGTTCTTCCTAATTTGGATTTAACTTTTCTACTCCGGTTGTTTTCATTGATTGAAAAATCTTTTTAAGAACGAAGTCCCCAATTTTTAAGTACCTGAGGTGAGCCTTTCTGTTGTAGTATCGTTCTATGATTTACTTTTGTGCTGCCATCCGAATTAAAGCTGCTTCTCTTCTTTGTTCGAGTAAGTCCAAGTTTGTTCTTAATTCTTCTTCGTTTGACTCTTCCGTTGCTAATGTGAATCTTGTGTTTGGTTCTCCTATTTCAACTGGTATTAAATCTTCTGAACCGTACACAAGAGAAAATGGAGTTTCTCCCGTGGCTGTTTTTGCTATGGTTCTATAAGCCCATAATACTCCTGGTAATTTTTTAGGCCAATTACCTTTTGATTTTTCTagtctcttcttcaaattattgatGATAATCGTATTTGTTGACTCAGCTTATCCATTTGCCACGGGATGGTAAGGTAAAGAGGTTATTCGTTTGATTTGCCAACTTTGAAAGAACTCCGTGATTTTCGAGCCTATAAATTGTGGGCCATTATCACATATAATTTCTTTTGGAACTCCAAACCGACATATAATGTTTTTCCAAATGAAGTCTTTCACCTCCTTTTCTCGTACCTGTTTGAAAGCTCCTGCCTCTAACCATTTTGAAAAGTAATCTGTTAACACTAATAAGAAAcgtacctttcctttagcttgtggTAAAGGCCCTactccattccccatttcataaatggccacagGGAAATAACTGTATGTAATAACTCTGCAGGTCGATGCATATTGTTGGCATATCGTTGGCACTTATCAGATTTGGCTACAAAAGTTTCCACATCTTCTTCCATTttaggccagtagtatcctgccctgaTTAGTGTTTTAACTAAAGATCTTCCACCTGCGTGATTTCCGCAATGTCCTTCATGTACTTCCCTCATCACGTACTCCATTTGATTGGGTCCAAGGAACCTTGCTAAAGGACCGCCAAATATTTTTCAATATAAATTATCTCGAATTAGGTAGTAACGAGCAGCTTTTCGTCGAAGCACTTGAGATTCTTTCTTGCCTTCAGGTACGATCCCGTACTGTAAAAAATTAATAATctcatttctccaatcccaggttaaattaTTAAAGCTTACCTCATGTTTATCCTGgtcaagtgctgaatgaaataaaTGTATTACAATAGCATTTTCTTCACCCGTTACTTCTGCAACTGAAGCAAGGCTAGCCAACGCGTCTGCTTCTGCGTTTTCTTCCCTGGGTATTTGCATGATCTTCCATGATTGGAATTGCCTGACCAATTCTCGTGCCTTTTCCAAGTATTGTTGCATTCGTGCCTCTCTAGCAGTGTAAGTCCCCTACATCTGATTGACTACCAGTTGAGAGTCACTTTTAATCATGATTTGCTCTATGAAGAGTTCTTGTGCTAGTTCCAAACCTGCAATtacagcttcatactctgcttcattgttagtaataGGGTAACATTTAATTGCTTGTCTTATACTTTTCCTGAGGATGGGATTAAGACAATACCTAAACCGGCTCCTTTGACATTTGAAGAGCCATCAGTAAATAAAGTCCACGTACCTGGATTAGCTCCAGTAAAAATTTGTAATTCCTTTTCTACTTCaggaattatttttgtattaaaatCTGCGACGAAATCTGCTAAAACTTGAGACTTTATTGCTATTCTAGATTGATAAATAATGTCATATTCACTTAGTTCTATTGCCTACTTGGCTAGTCTGCCTGGCAattcttgtttatgcaaaatattcctccattctcttttcaactttttgtgcacccgagtgtgcttttataaatagatCCGCAAGCTCAGCAAAAAAGTCAATAGAATTCTCAGGTAAAAGAGAGTACTATGTTAACGCTCATTTAGTAAGTATTTCCCTAATTTTTTTGACCAACACAGATTCAATCTcctgcttggttaaatcattgccttttacTCCCGTGGTGAATGAAGTAACGTGATCACATGGATCAGTCATTCCATCGTATTTCGGGATGTCAGGCATTTTGaactttttgggaattggtaATGGAGTTGCGCTTGGTTTCCATGATTGTTGTGAATATTTATCGAAATCAACTTCTTTGATCACAGGTGGTACGTCGGGTATTTGCTCAATACAATCATTTTGTTCTTTCACCTGTTTCTGCAAGGTTAGTATTAAAGTTTGTAAATCAGAATTATTAGGCGTACCTGGTCTCCCATCACATGACTCGTTGGGAGTTTCTCTGCTTCCAGAATTAACTAATCCTGATCGTGGAATTTCCACAGTTGCAGTATTATTTGGTGGAGGTGTGGGTGGCACAACTGGTAGTCCCCTCACGAAATTCTGGAGAGCATCATTCATGTACTTAAGAATTAACTGCTTCACAGCATCCTGCTCGACAGTTTGTTCATTTCCATATTGTTCATTGTTATGAGTAGTGGATCATTCTGGTGATGCTTCTCTTGAATTGCGTGGGGTTCCTTGAGGTGACGGAACTGGAGTTCCTTCCACCTGTTGGTTGTTGTCATTGACATTCGACATGATTCAGTTGAGAGAGAGTGATTTGGAAAGTAAGAGAAGATTATCAGATTTCCGGTAACGGAACCAATTTATTTAACCAAAGAATTAGATTCtcagtcaaagcctatttttagaagtactcgggttactgataatcaagaaattcaatattctctcAGAGATAAGAAAGAAAATTAGAATAAGAAATGACAAAATAATCAATAGAAAGCacaagaaagtaattatattccaATAATAATCAGAGCGTGTCTGTACAAGTGACATCTCCTTCCCTTATATAGGAGTCTATAAGTACAACGTCTTTTTCCTTTTATGATCgaatcattatgagcattaatgataTTAATGAGACGTTATAATTGGTAATCGTAACTGTTCATGAAGATTCTGTAACGTTTGTGATCATTCATGCTCATTCATTGACGATTCATGAATCTTTCCTTTTTACTGTCTTGATTCATTCTGCCGGTGCCTCTTTATTTAACTACTTAGACTCGAGCGACCATATCCTTTCATCTCGTGGGTAATTTTCTCATATCTGTTATGACTCGTGTCTCTTTTAATGCATCTCTCCAGCTGTCGTTTATTTTAGTGATCCACGTGCCTTGCCATATCACCCACATATTTAATTTCacgtgtaatatttatttttaccaaTACATACCCAACTGGATGGACTGCTGGAGCTTAATACTGGGGagtcatctgctccggagcgggaatagtgggagtctgtgctgcTCCCCCAAGTTGTGAGACCCCATGTCACCTTTGTTCGTGCCAAATGATATTGCTGCATGGATACAAAATTCTCTGTGAAAATCAATGGACAAGGTTATGGATACTTAATTTGAAGGTAAAAGAGGACCGAGGAAGGGAGACCCCATGTCACCTCTTCTGTTTATGCTCGTAATGGAGTACCTCTTAAGGACATTAAATATGATGAGGGAACTCCCTGATTTCAAATACCATCCTATGTGCAATGCCCTTAAACTCACTCACCTAATATTTGCGGACGATTTAATGATCTTCTGCAAAGGTGACACTAGATCAATAGCAAGGGTAATGGAAACACTAGAGCATTTCAGTAGAGTTACTGGACTAGTGGCCAATGTGGACAAATCTAATATTTTCTTGGCTGGAATAGATGAAGCAACTCAGGCACTTATGCTAGAAAGTACAGGATTCTCTGTAGGTACTTTACCTATCAGGTATCTTGGCTTGCCACTGTCATCAAATTAAGAAATGGAGCAAAATGGATTTCCATCAACTAATTGGTAAAATCACACATAGGATAGCAAATTATACTCAAGGAAGCTGTCCTATACGGGGAGATTACAGATTACAAATGTTGTGTTGTTctctttatataacttttgggggGCTGTTTTCATTTTACCTCAGAGTGTGCTTAAAGAGGTGGATCAAAAGTGTAGGAGTTATCTCTGGAGGGGGGTGGGGGGTGGATCTAGTTGCATGGGAGAAAGTGTGTGTGCCAAAAAAGTATGGAGGCCTCAATATAAAGAACTGTAGGCTATGGAATATTGCTGCAGTAGGGAAACTACTATAACAACTAGCAAAGAAGGACATTTTATGGGTTAGGTGGGTCCATGGAGTATATATGAGGACTGAAAGTAATATTTGGAAACATAAAGCTCCACTGCAACTGGTATTGGAAGAAGCCAAATTCTCTCAAAGGCCTTATGGAGAGTTGGTATGAGAATGAGATATACACACTAACTCCTAATGGTGCTTATTTAATGACAAAGAGCTACAACATGCTATTAGGGGAGCAGGTGAAAATGCAGGAATCCAGCTTAGTATGGACAACAATGATGTAACCCAAATATAGGTTTACCATCTGGTTAGCCAATCAAGATAGGCTGCTAACAAAGGAAAGGCTTCTGAGGATGCAAATCCCAGTGGCAAATGGATCTGCAGCTTATGTGATCAAGGAAGACTAGAAACTAAGGCACATCTGTTTGCTGAATGTGCATGGATTACAACAGTCAGGAATGGAGTGTCTATATGGCTAGGAATACAACTCCAGGAAAAGGGCATCAGAGAGAGCCTACATTGGATACAAAGAAGGAACTCGAAACAAGCTCAAAGAGAGATGGTCGCAATCGTGTGGGGTGCTATGATATACCATACATGGCAAGCTAGGAATTGAAGAATCTTTAGGAATATAACTATAAATACAGAGTTTACAATAGCAAAGATACAGCAAGAAGTTAAGATTAGACTAGATAGCATGAAAAATACAGGTAGAGCTCGTAGATGTCAATATTTATTTACTCGAATATGTAATTAGAAGAGATCTCTTGAGGCCTAGCAGATACTAGGTGCTCTCTAGGTGTAAAAAGTTTGTTGTTAATGGTAATATTCTCAATTAttaccaaaaaaaagaaaaaaaataagagaaagatCAAGTGGGCTTACATTTGCAAAATGATAGTTATACTAGTGTTGTGACATAGACTAGTCATCTAGTAATCTAGGGTTATAGACCTAAACTTTCGTCCTTTGCTCCAAAAGTTGGCTCTTGGAATAGAACAAGACTAATGATCGGAATGGTATTCTATTTGATGGAGGAAGATTTGGTTTTGGTTTAGTTTTATATAATTATACATTTTTATATCGTCTTTAGGCAGAAAAAAATCTACGAAAacagaattaaaaaaatatatatttataaattTAGCCATtctagaaataaaaaaataaaacagaacatttaagttttaaaattttgaaattgcaCTTAAGCATATAGGTGAGCGAACTGGAGAAACTTATTCGACCTCATGCATGAGAAGTTAAATCACTTGAAAACAGCTCAAACTAGTCATAGAAAAGCTTTATCACTAGGTTTGATCACCCTAAACCACAGgacttatatatataattaaaaataaaaaataaactagTAGTACATGTTACAGTAAATATGCGTTGCGTGCTACTTATAAGCCACTACTGTCTACTGGCCTTAATGCCTTgagatattaaaaaaaaataaaaaataaaaataaaaataaaaaagcctCGAGATATGTAGACACTGAAATTTTAACAGGTCAAGATAAATCCTAAATTAAAAACGACTCTtgaaatattaggagtctattagggttactTAGTGGCTACTAcacccaaaccctaattcatGCCTATAAATAAGACTACATATGTCCTTCAAAGACGATCTCAGCAATTTCATAAACTCTCGAAATAtgcacaaagagatcaaataAGAGATCTTTGAAATTCCATGAAACTCTTGGAATATTCATGTCAAATATGTCTTGTTCAAAGTCCTACGTTCGACAAATACGCCGCTCGAATCACTTAGAACAAATCGGAGggaagaatcaagggataaaAAAAATTGTTCACGCATTGTTTATCAATGAAATTATGTTTCTTCATATTTATATTGTGGTTGCGATTTATTTTTgtatcacaaataatttgttgCAAACAAGATAGATAACGTAAAATTATCTTCTATCTATTGTTAACTCAATAAATAAGGAAAATGTAAAAACAAAAACTAGAGGAAGTGTATGATTTTCTCTTAGATCTCTCTCACAACCTTGTCCTTTCAGTTTTTTCATACAAATACTACTTAGGATAGAGTGCATTAACAATCAACACTTGCTTTTCACAGAGTGTCAACTCTTTTAGGTTAAGGAAGCAAGAAAGCAGGCCAAATCCGGTGTTTAAAGTACTTACAATTTCCCCTTTATTTGTTAATTCAGCAGCCTTAGCAGATAAAGTAGGAACAAATTTTGGCAACCCTATGTGTCCTAAGAGGCACAGTAAACGCTATATTAAATCTTGTTATTACTACCCAAAAAAGAACACTTCCTTTACTTTTATACAAACACCATTACCTTATTATTTGATAGAGTCGAAGAACTGGTAAAACACAAGTGGTCAAGAAAACAATAAGTGATTATAGCATAGTAAACATTTCTTGTATGACTCATGAATAAGGGCATAACGATGACCAAGAAAACAATAAGAGATGACATACATTTAATTAGCATATCGAGATTATTAATTAAACTGTTAGGTCTTCAGTCTTCACCAATAAGGGGTGAAAAATGAACCATGTCCCACGCCCGTTAGATTTGCACGATAATATTGAAGAGGTATATAATATTGAAGAATAAGTAattcaatcccaattttacataaaatattTTATCAGCTTACAAGCACTTTTTTGGCTTATCTATGCGTTAAGTAAAATTAAAAGTGTTTATAAATGAAGTGCTAATAAGCCAAAAATAAGCTAAAAACTATAAGTTGGTCACTCCCAACTTATGATTTTTgaacttataagcacttttagtttgactAAAATTTTTACTATTATATCCCTAAAATacttttttatttaaaacaaaatTCATAACACATCAATTGTTCGGTCACCTTCTTACCATTAACAATAGTCAGATTTTTCTTGTGCATTATTTAAGTATATTCTTACTAACAAACTTtagtcaatttattaattaatgtatgttagtttattataaaataatcgtatcgaataaaatttaaaactaaaaaataaaatgacataaaATAATTTCCATATGAAACAATGAATTTAAATCTTGCAATAATCAATTTCTAATTAGTGCAAATAGCTTTTAGGACATTTGAGTCTTAACATAAAAAAGAGCTTATCAGCATGGTTTTACCAAACATTTCAGCTGCTTATTATCAGTTTTAGTACTAAAAAGTGCTTTTCAGAACTAAAATACTTTTCAGTTACTTTAAATCAGCTAAGCCAAACGAGCTCAAAATTATAAATCAGCTAAGCCAAACGAGCTCAAAATTATAAGAACTGTTATTTGTGAGATGTCTAGATATGGTTGCACAGTGGATCGTAACCACGGAtgaaaacaaatatttttagctcgcgccagaaactatttaaaCTTGGTagtcgaaaaagtgtataaaatttgtatatttcttgtatataacatacaaaatatatatatatatatatattttgtaaacatTAAATCGAGACGATAATCCTTTCAAATACAATAAATCGAGACGATAATCCTTAATAATTAAACAACAATAAGTTGATCTATTTTGTAAAAGTAATTAAAACCAAATGAGTAAAACAATAGTATAATTTAGAAATTTGTAGATGATAGAAGAATCTTGAGCTAATCTTCTTCCTTTTCAGATTTTACTCTAGGATCTTTGAAATTGATCATGGGGGATATTATGGTCTTCACATAAACCCCAATACTCTCAACGCCATATAAATTCTGGGTGCCATGAATTATAACCACCGAAAAGCCGATGATTTCCTATCTGAAAGTTGAAGTCCTTGGCATCAGTTGAAGGCGAGGTACACCCAAATGGTTCATAGGAACCCTTGTTTGTTCCAAATTTTATAGTGTTCAACACTGATTTGGAGGAACCACTGATCGAAGTAAGAAATTCTGATGGATAATCAAAAACAACTGCACACGAGCTTTGATTACATATATCAAAACCATGTTTATTTGACGGAACTAACTTGCTATTCTCATAGTACAGGAACTGAAGTGAAAGAATTGCGTTTTTGTTGTATGAACCAAGAACCCCAGCGACTTGGTCTCGTCCCTTATAATCCCAAATGGTTCCACCACTTCTCCCCACTGGGCCAACTTTGATCATATCCATGTTTCTCTCTTGTTTCTGAATAATGGGAAGTAGTTGGAaaattaagttatatatatagaGGAATTTTATGTACTACTTGATACCGTTTCAGCTAGCCTCGCACATTGGTATTTGTTCTTTTTTATATCTTGGTACAGGAATCTAACGCTTTGTTTCTCTCTTTAAAAAAGGTAATGAATCTAACGGGTCGGGTCGAATATGAGATTGATTAAAAACATGTAATGAAAAAACGGATAAATATTCAGATCTaactcatatttaatacggataaaaacgTGTTAACCGGCCTtcatgaatatgatcacttttggaagAATTCCTAGTCTTCCAAATTTGAGtaacccccaatttgaggttttacaattgtaaaaattaaactcattagttatccaatgattatccattttctaaaatatggttcttatccatatttgactcgTTTATAAAAAGTTTATTATCCAATCCATTTTTTAGTGGGTAATATGAGTGATTAATTGTTTTGTTTTAACTATTTTTCCACCACTAGGAGGAACCTTGTAGagagttttgaaaattttaaggTTAAGTTAACAAATAACTCTTCTTGGTCATTTAGAAGGTAGAGTACTTATTCTTTCTTTTCTTGGATTTAATggtatataaaaatatattagttCACATGCCTTCACTATAAGGTTTATTTGCAAAATATATTAGTACTCTAAACTTGATGCATGAAATggtcaaatataatttcttctgTATAAATAACTTTGTCGGATGACTGAAGTTGCTCATTACTAGTGCACCCGTATCAATTTTTGTGTCTTACTGTTTAAAAAAGAAA
Protein-coding sequences here:
- the LOC104106167 gene encoding inactive protein RESTRICTED TEV MOVEMENT 1-like, with translation MDMIKVGPVGRSGGTIWDYKGRDQVAGVLGSYNKNAILSLQFLYYENSKLVPSNKHGFDICNQSSCAVVFDYPSEFLTSISGSSKSVLNTIKFGTNKGSYEPFGCTSPSTDAKDFNFQIGNHRLFGGYNSWHPEFIWR